A window from Thiovulum sp. ES encodes these proteins:
- a CDS encoding molecular chaperone (PFAM: Hsp70 protein): MALQRLKDAAETAKKELSSSSETEVNLPFITADATGPKHLVTKITRAKFESMIDTLLEETKAHIKTALNEAGLDSGEINEVIMVGGSTRVPKAQEMISAMFGGKDLNKSVNPDEVVAAGAAIQAGVLKGDVKDVLLLDVTPLSLGIETLGGVATKIIEKGTTIPVKKSQVFSTAEDNQPAVTIQVVQGEREFARDNKSLGNFELNGIPPAPRGVPQIEVTFDIDANGILNVSAKDKTSGKEQSITISGSSGLSEEEIEKMVQEAEANKDSDKKKKELIESKNQADSLIHQTRKSLEEAGDKVDAGTKDEIEKKVVELETILKDENVTKEAIDQKIAEVGTVAQKIGEAMQNAQQQAGAEAEQPKKKDDDDVIDVEETK; this comes from the coding sequence ATGGCACTTCAAAGATTAAAAGATGCGGCTGAAACTGCGAAAAAAGAGTTATCTTCTAGCAGTGAAACAGAGGTAAATTTACCATTTATCACAGCTGATGCGACTGGACCAAAACACCTTGTAACAAAAATTACAAGAGCAAAATTTGAGTCTATGATTGATACTCTACTTGAGGAGACAAAAGCTCATATTAAAACAGCATTGAATGAAGCGGGACTAGATTCTGGTGAAATCAATGAAGTAATTATGGTTGGTGGATCAACAAGAGTTCCAAAAGCTCAAGAGATGATTTCAGCTATGTTTGGTGGAAAAGATTTAAATAAATCTGTGAATCCTGATGAGGTTGTTGCTGCGGGTGCTGCTATTCAGGCGGGTGTATTAAAAGGTGATGTTAAAGATGTTCTTCTTCTTGATGTTACTCCACTTTCGCTTGGTATTGAGACTCTTGGCGGAGTTGCGACAAAAATTATTGAGAAAGGAACTACAATTCCTGTTAAAAAATCTCAAGTTTTCTCAACTGCGGAAGACAATCAACCAGCGGTAACAATTCAAGTTGTTCAGGGTGAAAGAGAGTTTGCTCGAGATAATAAATCACTAGGAAACTTTGAGTTAAACGGAATTCCACCAGCTCCAAGAGGTGTGCCACAAATCGAAGTTACTTTTGACATCGATGCAAATGGTATCTTGAATGTTTCAGCAAAAGACAAAACTTCTGGAAAAGAGCAATCTATCACAATTTCTGGTAGTTCAGGTCTTTCTGAAGAGGAAATCGAAAAAATGGTTCAAGAAGCTGAGGCTAATAAAGATTCTGACAAGAAGAAAAAAGAGCTTATCGAGTCTAAAAATCAAGCTGACTCACTTATTCACCAAACTCGAAAATCTCTTGAAGAGGCTGGTGATAAAGTTGATGCTGGAACAAAAGATGAGATTGAGAAAAAAGTTGTTGAACTTGAGACAATCTTAAAAGATGAAAATGTTACAAAAGAGGCTATTGATCAAAAAATTGCTGAAGTTGGAACAGTTGCTCAAAAAATTGGTGAAGCTATGCAAAATGCTCAACAACAAGCTGGAGCAGAAGCTGAACAACCAAAGAAAAAAGATGACGAC
- a CDS encoding molecular chaperone (PFAM: Hsp70 protein) — MATIGIDLGTTNSCVSVYEAGSAKIIPNKEGRNTTPSIVAFTDKGDVLVGDPAKRQAVTNPNKTIYSVKRIMGLMMNEGKAKEAHDKVTYDIVDKNGAAAVKVADTIYTPQEISAKILTKLKEDAEEYLGSPVTDAVITVPAYFNDAQRKATKEAGQIAGLNVLRIINEPTASALAYGLDKKDDEKVLVFDLGGKVA, encoded by the coding sequence ATGGCAACAATCGGAATTGACTTAGGAACAACAAATAGTTGTGTATCTGTTTATGAAGCGGGTTCTGCAAAAATTATCCCAAATAAAGAGGGACGAAATACAACTCCATCAATTGTAGCTTTTACTGATAAAGGTGATGTTCTTGTTGGTGATCCTGCTAAAAGACAAGCGGTAACAAATCCAAACAAAACTATCTATTCTGTAAAAAGAATTATGGGTCTTATGATGAATGAAGGTAAAGCAAAAGAGGCTCACGACAAAGTTACTTATGACATCGTTGATAAAAATGGTGCTGCTGCTGTTAAAGTTGCTGACACAATTTATACTCCTCAAGAAATTTCTGCAAAAATTCTTACTAAATTGAAAGAAGATGCTGAAGAATATCTTGGAAGTCCTGTTACTGATGCTGTTATTACTGTTCCTGCATATTTTAATGATGCACAGAGAAAAGCAACAAAAGAGGCTGGACAAATTGCTGGTTTAAATGTTCTTAGAATTATCAACGAACCAACTGCTTCTGCTCTTGCTTACGGACTTGATAAAAAAGATGATGAAAAAGTTCTCGTATTCGATTTAGGTGGTAAAGTAGCTTAG
- a CDS encoding DNA topoisomerase I, bacterial (PFAM: Toprim domain; Topoisomerase DNA binding C4 zinc finger; DNA topoisomerase~TIGRFAM: DNA topoisomerase I, bacterial), with amino-acid sequence MRGKGLFLKNLIIVESPTKAKTISNFLSRNYKVLATKGHIRDLPDKRFGIEISEESGEIIPKYSISRDNQKKLKDIKEYAKKAENIFLATDEDREGEAIGFHTAIALKENPEEIPRIVFHEITKDAILKALKNPRKIDMKLVNAQQTRRVLDRMVGYKLSPLLSSKIQRGLSAGRVQSSTLKIIVEREREIKAFKPVEYWQIPTIFRKDLDSTLIKFRDKKIEKLSIKNEERATEIYNSILKDNFVVTKIEEKERSISPQPPFMTSTLQQTASSKLGFSPKKTMMLAQKLYEGVELPDGKKSGLITYMRTDSLNLAEEATDKAVSIIKERLGDKFADKPRKYKSKSKGAQEAHEAIRPTILDLKPEDLKGLHEDDLIKLYKLIYNRFFASQTANAVFQNQTVTITGKESEFKLSGRKMLFKGFYAFTDLDDGDRILPHFKVGEKMTLQKVEKEQKFTEPPSRFSEAGLVKNLEALGIGRPSTYAPTISTLVARKYIQIDKKRLMPTEIAEVVTELLEEHFPNIVDQNFTANMENTLDLIAEKDGDWQKILKDFYLPFLKDVENGKENIKSQKEAIPLGRNCPDCDSELLRRKGRFGEFIACSGFPKCRYSENADGVPNKKREKVFSDEVCILCGKQMEIKDGKNGKFLACSGYPKCKYSRPIKFEFVENLTCPECGKRIVIHNHLKTPIFRCEDYPKCKFSTKFQPTENKKCNKCGYRVAEREYRSKKVIECLKCKNREEIN; translated from the coding sequence ATGAGAGGAAAAGGTCTTTTCTTGAAAAACTTAATTATTGTTGAATCTCCTACAAAAGCGAAAACAATTTCAAACTTTTTATCCAGAAATTACAAGGTTCTTGCAACAAAAGGGCATATTCGTGATTTACCAGACAAGCGATTTGGGATTGAAATTAGTGAAGAGAGTGGAGAAATTATCCCAAAATATTCCATTTCTCGCGACAACCAAAAAAAATTAAAAGATATAAAAGAGTATGCAAAAAAAGCTGAAAATATATTTCTTGCAACTGATGAAGATAGAGAAGGTGAGGCGATAGGTTTTCACACTGCTATTGCTCTTAAAGAGAATCCAGAGGAAATTCCGCGAATTGTTTTTCACGAAATTACAAAAGATGCAATCTTAAAAGCTCTAAAAAATCCTCGAAAAATTGATATGAAACTTGTCAATGCACAACAGACTAGAAGAGTCTTGGATCGAATGGTTGGTTATAAACTTTCACCACTCCTCTCTTCAAAGATTCAAAGAGGTCTCTCAGCTGGTCGTGTTCAATCTTCAACACTTAAAATTATTGTTGAACGAGAACGGGAAATAAAAGCATTTAAACCTGTTGAATATTGGCAAATTCCAACAATTTTTAGAAAAGATTTAGATTCGACTTTAATAAAGTTCCGTGATAAAAAAATTGAGAAGCTCTCTATTAAAAATGAGGAGAGAGCAACAGAGATTTATAACTCTATTTTAAAAGATAATTTTGTTGTTACAAAAATCGAGGAAAAAGAGCGAAGTATTTCACCGCAACCTCCATTTATGACTTCTACTTTACAGCAAACAGCATCTAGTAAATTAGGATTTTCACCAAAAAAGACAATGATGTTAGCTCAAAAACTTTACGAGGGTGTCGAGCTTCCAGATGGTAAAAAATCTGGCTTGATTACTTACATGAGAACTGATAGTTTAAATTTGGCAGAAGAGGCAACAGATAAAGCAGTTAGCATTATTAAAGAGAGATTAGGTGATAAATTTGCGGACAAACCACGAAAATATAAATCAAAATCAAAAGGTGCGCAAGAGGCTCACGAAGCTATTCGTCCAACAATTCTGGATTTAAAACCTGAAGATTTAAAAGGTTTGCATGAAGATGATCTTATAAAACTCTATAAACTTATTTACAATAGATTTTTCGCCTCTCAAACAGCAAATGCAGTTTTTCAAAATCAGACTGTAACAATAACAGGAAAAGAATCTGAGTTTAAATTGTCGGGTCGAAAAATGCTTTTTAAAGGTTTCTATGCTTTTACAGATTTAGATGATGGTGATCGGATTTTGCCACACTTTAAAGTTGGTGAAAAAATGACTCTGCAAAAAGTAGAAAAAGAGCAAAAATTTACAGAACCTCCAAGTAGATTTTCTGAAGCAGGACTTGTGAAAAATTTAGAAGCACTTGGAATCGGAAGACCTTCAACTTATGCACCGACTATTTCAACCCTTGTTGCTCGAAAATATATTCAGATTGATAAAAAGAGATTAATGCCGACTGAAATTGCTGAAGTTGTTACCGAACTTTTGGAAGAGCATTTTCCAAATATTGTGGATCAGAATTTCACAGCAAATATGGAAAACACTCTTGACCTCATCGCTGAAAAAGATGGAGATTGGCAAAAAATTCTGAAAGATTTCTACTTGCCATTTTTAAAAGATGTTGAAAATGGAAAAGAGAATATAAAAAGCCAAAAAGAGGCGATTCCTCTCGGTAGAAATTGTCCTGATTGTGATTCTGAACTTTTGAGACGAAAGGGGAGATTCGGTGAGTTTATCGCATGTAGCGGTTTTCCAAAGTGTCGTTATTCTGAAAATGCTGATGGTGTTCCAAACAAAAAACGGGAAAAAGTCTTTAGCGATGAGGTCTGTATTCTTTGCGGAAAACAGATGGAAATTAAAGATGGAAAAAACGGAAAATTCCTCGCATGTAGTGGTTATCCAAAATGTAAATATAGCCGACCAATCAAATTTGAGTTTGTTGAAAATCTAACTTGTCCAGAGTGTGGCAAACGAATTGTTATTCACAACCATCTTAAAACTCCTATTTTTCGTTGCGAAGATTATCCTAAATGTAAATTTTCTACAAAATTTCAACCAACTGAAAACAAGAAATGTAACAAATGTGGTTATCGAGTCGCTGAACGAGAGTATCGCAGTAAAAAGGTTATAGAGTGTTTAAAATGCAAAAATCGTGAAGAGATAAATTAG
- a CDS encoding molecular chaperone GrpE (heat shock protein) (PFAM: GrpE), translating to MAEKESEIENSPEIEEIPKEENRDEKDIQIEELENKLKEAEDKYVRVFSEFENYKRRLEKEKTQAIAYSSEKFATDLLPILDNLQMAIKSANENHDVDKLQEGVQLTLKNFLSMLQKNGVEKIPTNEGYNPNLHEAVMRVDNDEVESGEIVQTLQEGYKLKDRVLRATMVSVAN from the coding sequence TTGGCAGAGAAAGAGAGTGAAATCGAAAATTCTCCTGAAATCGAAGAGATTCCGAAAGAGGAGAATCGCGACGAAAAAGATATTCAAATCGAAGAATTAGAAAACAAACTAAAAGAAGCTGAAGATAAATATGTTCGGGTTTTTTCTGAGTTTGAAAACTACAAGCGACGACTTGAAAAAGAGAAAACTCAAGCTATTGCTTACTCTTCAGAAAAGTTTGCTACTGATCTTCTTCCGATTTTGGATAATCTTCAAATGGCTATTAAATCAGCGAATGAAAATCATGATGTTGATAAATTACAAGAGGGTGTCCAACTTACTCTGAAAAATTTTCTCTCAATGCTACAAAAAAATGGGGTGGAAAAAATTCCTACAAACGAGGGATATAATCCAAATCTTCATGAAGCAGTAATGAGAGTTGATAACGATGAGGTCGAAAGTGGTGAAATTGTTCAAACTTTACAAGAGGGATACAAACTAAAAGATCGAGTTCTTCGAGCTACGATGGTAAGTGTGGCAAACTAA